From Amyelois transitella isolate CPQ chromosome 4, ilAmyTran1.1, whole genome shotgun sequence, one genomic window encodes:
- the LOC106141799 gene encoding uncharacterized protein LOC106141799 — MRDHFVILLLSLLTLGRTQDVTDDDTTDPRLAEGEKKMSDSILEILEHFKQPDPVGIPGANIPDPYPVPDMKQSLAFGTVLYFRNSSVYGISKFRIVYIDAEIGAMEVQAVLTIDKLQARGAYTMSTWLNKAQGPYTVDVGGLKIHAKANLGVERDGKLRAQNINIDIGFSNITVDFQNLGIMGSVFQGVINSIGPFVFESIKPYILKEAYTKVRAEINTKLDEVAGDMQFPNSISPLDMIIADARKTVRAMQMDPYKIKDYNDSVSIFSITLSNTWVIGISSFQRVGNITLKMENNAAIADFDIGTQKLEGMTQWEITALSGVMSRAGTASFSVEYVSGRLIVAQPLDTRKRPEFRDLDLEVGNIQVRCNGAGTLDYVIEAAVNILPNLLRYQIMDALEGPLKDKIQQELNNINVEERIKKELHKVDEMQEQGFKLSSLKSNDLPEEPYDEDEFFNF, encoded by the exons ATGAGGGACCATTTTGTCATCCTGTTACTCTCATTGCTCACTCTTGGACGTACCCAAG atgTCACAGATGATGACACGACAGACCCACGGCTTGCCGAGGGTGAGAAAAAGATGAGCGATAGCATCCTTGAGATCCTAGAACATTTCAAACAACCGGACCCAGTCGGGATCCCCGGGGCCAACATCCCGGACCCGTACCCCGTGCCCGACATGAAGCAGTCCCTGGCCTTCGGAACAGTCCTGTACTTCAGAAACAGTTCCGTGTACGGGATCAGCAAGTTCCGGATCGTGTATATTGATGCGGAAATTGGAGCTATGGAG GTCCAAGCTGTACTCACCATCGACAAGCTACAAGCTCGAGGCGCCTACACGATGTCTACATGGTTAAACAAAGCCCAGGGACCATATACCGTCGACGTTGGTGGTCTCAAAATTCATGCCAAAGCCAACCTTGGTGTGGAACGAGACGGAAAGCTGAGGGCGCAAAACATCAATATTGATATAGGCTTCTCAAACATCACTGTAGATTTCCAGAATCTAGGTATAATGGGTAGCGTTTTCCAAGGCGTTATCAACTCGATAGGACCGTTCGTATTCGAatccattaagccatacattCTCAAAGAAGCCTATACAAAAGTCAGAGCAGAAATCAACACAAAACTGGACGAAGTAGCTGGCGACATGCAATTTCCTAACTCAATATCACCACTAGACATGATAATTGCTGATGCCAGAAAGACAGTTCGAGCTATGCAAATGGATCCTTACAAAATCAAAGATTACAATGACAGCGTTAGTATATTCTCAATTACCTTATCGAACACATGGGTGATAGGTATATCGTCATTTCAACGAGTTGGTAATATAACGCTCAAAATGGAGAACAATGCTGCTATAGCGGACTTTGACATCGGTACTCAGAAACTTGAAGGAATGACTCAATGGGAAATTACAGCTTTGAGTGGAGTAATGTCGAGAGCTGGCACTGCGTCTTTTTCAGTGGAATACGTTAGTGGTAGATTAATTGTAGCACAACCACTTGACACGAGAAAACGACCAGAGTTCAGAGATTTAGATTTGGAAGTGGGTAACATCCAAGTTCGCTGCAATGGAGCTGGTACATTAGACTACGTTATTGAAGCGGCGGTTAATATCTTACCAAATTTATTACGATACCAAATAATGGATGCCTTAGAAGGTCCTCTCAAGGATAAAATACAACAAGAGTTGAACAATATAAACGTCGAGGAGAGAATAAAAAAGGAGCTGCACAAAGTAGATGAAATGCAGGAACAAGGGTTTAAACTTTCATCTCTAAAATCAAATGATCTGCCAGAAGAACCCTACGACGAGGAcgagttttttaatttttaa
- the LOC106141808 gene encoding putative beta-carotene-binding protein: protein MAFSILFVLALCGTAEVLTKEIPSYIQICKRDQNTIDDCVRHSIEALRPRLAQGLPELGVPGIDPFYIPELSATNVGSPIRAVGKDVKVTGAGNFTIKALSVDLDTFTIKARVRFPKLHLDGKYKVDTTILGIPLNGQGTMKTDAVKCDAELVIYAQTFEQNGQEFIKFSKMDTNLNIKDYRIRLEGLFNGDKVLGDATNEALNQNRGEFLRAAKPILEKTVTKLLLDIANKVVKDIALDDVLPRP, encoded by the exons ATGGCCTTCTCTATACTCTTTGTGCTAGCTCTGTGCGGCACAGCCGAGGTTTTAACGAAGGAAATAC CTAGCTACATACAAATTTGTAAGCGGGACCAGAACACGATAGATGACTGCGTTCGTCATTCCATCGAGGCACTGCGGCCACGGCTGGCACAAGGTCTTCCCGAGTTGGGCGTGCCGGGAATAGACCCATTTTATATTCCTGAG ctTTCAGCTACCAATGTGGGGAGCCCTATTCGAGCTGTTGGCAAGGATGTGAAGGTTACAGGAGCTGGCAACTTTACTATTAAGGCATTAAG tgtGGATCTAGACACGTTCACCATAAAGGCCCGCGTTCGATTCCCGAAGTTGCACCTGGATGGCAAGTACAAGGTGGACACCACGATTCTTGGTATCCCCCTCAACGGCCAGGGCACGATGAAGACGGATGCTG TGAAGTGTGATGCGGAGCTAGTGATCTACGCGCAAACCTTCGAGCAAAATGGCCAGGAGTTCATAAAGTTCTCTAAAATGGATACAAACCTCAACATCAAAGACTATAGGATCAGGCTCGAGGGACTCTTCAATGGCGACAAAGTCTTAG GTGATGCTACCAATGAAGCTTTAAACCAGAACAGAGGAGAATTTCTAAGAGCAGCCAAGCCCATTCTAGAAAAAACAGTCACGAAACTCCTACTTGATATAGCTAACAAGGTGGTGAAGGACATTGCTTTAGATGATGTTTTACCTAGACCGTAA